In Hamadaea flava, a genomic segment contains:
- the gvpO gene encoding gas vesicle protein GvpO, which yields MRTDHDTDATTGRRKQPDQEMTTGQAAQAGLKHVADLTGNETVGIVSVEPSDQGWVIGVETVEERRVPSSTDVLALYTADIDLDGELLSYRRVRRYSRGHGDDGTTS from the coding sequence ATGAGAACCGACCACGACACCGACGCCACCACCGGCCGCCGAAAGCAGCCGGACCAGGAAATGACCACGGGCCAGGCCGCCCAGGCGGGCCTGAAGCACGTCGCAGACTTGACCGGGAACGAAACCGTGGGGATCGTCTCGGTGGAACCGTCCGACCAGGGTTGGGTGATCGGCGTGGAGACCGTCGAAGAGCGGCGTGTCCCCTCCTCGACCGACGTTCTGGCGCTATACACGGCCGATATCGACCTCGACGGCGAGCTGCTGTCCTACCGGCGCGTCCGCCGCTACTCGCGAGGCCACGGCGACGACGGGACCACCTCATGA
- a CDS encoding gas vesicle protein GvpG — MDLFAALATLPLAPLRGLLAVAKAIQSEADRQLYDPGAARGQLEQLESAERSGDLSAEERERAEREIVGRLVATPPGKAQTKNGEEGQG; from the coding sequence ATGGACCTGTTCGCGGCCCTGGCGACGCTGCCGCTGGCACCCCTCCGCGGGCTGCTCGCGGTGGCCAAGGCCATCCAAAGCGAGGCGGACCGGCAGCTATACGACCCGGGGGCCGCCCGGGGACAACTCGAGCAGCTGGAGTCCGCCGAGCGGTCCGGCGACCTGTCGGCGGAGGAACGCGAACGGGCCGAACGGGAGATCGTCGGGCGGCTGGTCGCCACGCCGCCCGGCAAAGCACAAACCAAGAACGGTGAGGAGGGCCAAGGATGA
- a CDS encoding GvpL/GvpF family gas vesicle protein has translation MSHSERDTGVERVCYVYGVVPADVELDEDVQGVAEPPARVQVIRRGRVAGLVSEVGVDRPLGRPDDLVAHKQVLDMVAAVAPVLPMRFGAVASSAEVVADEFLDAHQDELAADLDDIEGYAEYVLHGRYDPDALLAAVLEENPAAARLRDAIHGVPEDQSRDARIQLGEFIEQAVEAKRQADTETIKRELEPYAREVVVRDPTHEDDAIYLAVLAETGRSDELEQYAEDLADRWDGWITPRLLGPMAAYDFVAAPET, from the coding sequence ATGTCGCACTCTGAACGGGACACCGGCGTCGAACGCGTCTGCTACGTGTACGGCGTGGTGCCGGCCGACGTCGAACTCGACGAGGACGTGCAGGGCGTGGCCGAACCACCGGCACGCGTACAGGTGATCCGTCGCGGCCGTGTCGCCGGCCTGGTCAGTGAGGTCGGTGTGGACCGGCCGCTGGGCCGGCCCGACGACCTCGTCGCGCACAAGCAGGTTCTGGACATGGTGGCAGCGGTGGCTCCGGTCCTGCCGATGCGCTTCGGCGCGGTGGCGTCCAGCGCGGAGGTCGTCGCCGACGAGTTCCTCGACGCGCATCAGGACGAACTGGCCGCCGACCTCGACGACATCGAGGGGTACGCCGAGTACGTCCTGCACGGTCGCTACGACCCCGACGCACTCCTGGCGGCAGTGCTGGAGGAGAACCCTGCGGCCGCCCGGCTGCGAGACGCGATCCACGGCGTGCCGGAGGACCAGAGCCGGGATGCGCGCATACAGCTGGGGGAGTTCATCGAGCAGGCCGTCGAGGCCAAGCGTCAAGCGGACACCGAGACGATCAAGCGGGAACTGGAGCCCTACGCCCGCGAGGTGGTCGTTCGCGACCCGACCCATGAGGACGACGCGATCTACCTCGCCGTCCTGGCCGAGACCGGGCGCTCCGACGAACTCGAACAGTACGCGGAGGACCTCGCGGACCGCTGGGACGGCTGGATCACGCCCCGGCTGCTGGGCCCGATGGCGGCGTACGACTTCGTCGCCGCACCGGAGACCTGA